From the Hevea brasiliensis isolate MT/VB/25A 57/8 chromosome 15, ASM3005281v1, whole genome shotgun sequence genome, one window contains:
- the LOC110643120 gene encoding LOW QUALITY PROTEIN: (-)-germacrene D synthase (The sequence of the model RefSeq protein was modified relative to this genomic sequence to represent the inferred CDS: inserted 1 base in 1 codon), producing MSTKVEHTKVTSFDLYHFHSTTHTPNHQFKKMSIQVSAVASVSTPPSKPTEIERRSAGYHPSIWGDHFLSYHSHYLETKDEIDEPHKKLKEEVKSMLMINGDKLSQKLDLIDAIQRLGVSYHFESEIDEILKEMSSESDDDNDDLYAIALKFRLVRQQGYNMSCDVFNKFKDSQGNFKDSLVNDHRGMLCFYEATHLRLHGEDILDEALAFTTAHLESMVSQSSPLAAQITHALKLPIHKGLPRLEARHYFSIYEEEASCNKILLSFAKLDFNILQKQHQKELSDIAKWWKELDFANKLPFARDRVVECYFWIMGVYFEPEYFLARRILTKVIAMTSVIDDIYDVFGTPQELELFTAAIERWDISAIDQLPEYMKEFYKAFLDVYSNREDXYRFYYAKEAMKKQVRAYFIESKWFHQKYIPTMEEYMSNALVTSGCAMLATTSLVGMGDIVTEDSFDWLFTEPQMVTASAIIGRLMDDIVSHKFEQKRGHVASSIECYMKQHGATEEEAVQEFQKQIVSAWKDINEECLYPTSVPMPVLTRILNFSRVIDVVYKDEDGYTHAEDVLKDYVSTLLINSVII from the exons ATGTCCACAAAAGTTGAGCACACCAAAGTCACCAGCTTTGATTTGTATCATTTCCATTCAACCACACATACCCCAAATCATCAGTTTAAGAAAATGTCGATTCAAGTGTCAGCTGTTGCTTCTGTTTCTACTCCCCCTTCCAAACCTACTGAAATTGAACGTCGATCTGCAGGTTATCACCCTAGCATTTGGGGTGACCATTTCCTCTCATACCACTCTCACTATTTG GAAACAAAAGACGAAATAGATGAGCCTCATAAAAAACTCAAGGAAGAAGTGAAAAGTATGCTGATGATCAACGGAGATAAGCTTTCACAGAAACTGGATTTGATCGATGCAATACAACGCCTAGGCGTCTCTTACCATTTTGAaagtgaaattgatgaaattctaAAAGAGATGAGCTCTGAATCTGATGATGATAATGATGACCTATATGCAATTGCTCTCAAGTTTCGGCTAGTTAGACAACAAGGCTATAACATGTCGTGCG ATGTTTTCAACAAGTTCAAGGACAGCCAAGGGAACTTCAAGGATTCCCTTGTCAATGACCACAGAGGAATGCTATGCTTTTATGAAGCTACGCATCTCAGGTTGCACGGAGAAGACATTTTAGACGAAGCACTAGCTTTCACTACTGCTCACCTTGAGTCCATGGTTTCGCAAAGTTCGCCTCTGGCAGCGCAAATTACCCATGCTTTAAAGCTGCCTATTCACAAGGGCCTACCCAGACTAGAGGCAAGGCATTACTTCTCTATCTACGAAGAAGAAGCCTCATGTAATAAAATTCTGCTATCTTTTGCTAAGCTGGACTTTAATATATTGCAAAAACAACATCAGAAGGAATTGAGCGATATTGCGAA GTGGTGGAAAGAATTAGACTTTGCAAACAAGCTTCCTTTTGCAAGAGACAGAGTCGTAGAATGCTACTTCTGGATTATGGGGGTGTACTTTGAGCCTGAATATTTTCTGGCCAGAAGGATTCTAACCAAAGTGATTGCTATGACCTCAGTCATTGATGATATTTATGATGTCTTTGGAACACCTCAAGAACTTGAGCTCTTTACAGCAGCAATAGAAAG GTGGGATATTAGCGCAATAGATCAGCTGCCGGAGTACATGAAAGAATTTTACAAGGCATTTCTGGATGTATATTCAAACAGGGAAG TATATCGTTTCTACTATGCAAAAGAAGCA ATGAAAAAACAAGTTAGAGCTTACTTCATTGAATCCAAATGGTTCCACCAGAAATACATACCGACGATGGAGGAGTACATGTCCAACGCATTAGTTACCTCAGGCTGTGCAATGCTGGCAACTACATCCCTGGTTGGAATGGGAGATATAGTAACGGAGGACTCATTTGATTGGTTATTTACTGAACCTCAGATGGTTACGGCCTCAGCAATCATTGGTAGGCTCATGGACGACATTGTATCCCATAAG TTTGAGCAAAAGAGAGGGCACGTTGCCTCCAGCATCGAGTGCTACATGAAACAACATGGTGCTACAGAAGAAGAAGCTGTCCAAGAATTTCAGAAACAAATTGTGAGTGCATGGAAGGATATTAACGAAGAGTGCCTGTACCCGACTTCCGTCCCTATGCCTGTCCTAACAAGAATTCTCAATTTTTCACGAGTAATAGATGTTGTGTATAAGGATGAAGATGGTTACACACATGCTGAAGATGTGTTAAAAGATTATGTGTCTACTCTACTCATTAATTCCGTAATAATATAA